Proteins from a genomic interval of Phragmitibacter flavus:
- a CDS encoding GH39 family glycosyl hydrolase has product MTRYTQRAVVSAFLFLSSLTSAPAKDADFPVQITVDASEPLGELKPIWRFFGADEPNYTYMPEGEKLLGELGKMKPGEVFFRTHNLLTTGDGTPALKWGSTNAYTEDAEGRPIYDWTIVDMIFDAGLQRGVRPFVQIGFMPKALSIKPEPYQHQWTPEAGYNEIFTGWAYPPKDYAKWEELVFQWAKHCVEKYGRDEVLKWYWETWNEANIPYWRGTREEFFKLHDHAIRAVRRALPEAKVGGPDVAGGPGGTFLAEFLTHCQKAGTPVDFISFHAKGKPEFVDGHVRMGISHHLNDIDRAFKVIAGFPEFKDKPIVIGESDPEGCAACQGPQLGYRNGTMYSSYTAASFARKHDLAARHDVNLEGALTWAFTFVDQPIFGGFRQLASGGIDHPVLNTFRMFSKMSGQRLDVQSSAAIALDDMMKNGVRDKPDVSALASMDGGRLCVLAWHYHEDDVPGPDAAIDLSLAGLPANSGKARVEHYRIDADHSNAYEVWKKLGSPPNPTPEQQTTLEKAGQLAVFGPAEAIAVKDGAASIRVQLPRQAVSLLVVTMEP; this is encoded by the coding sequence ATGACGAGATACACCCAACGAGCCGTCGTATCGGCCTTCTTATTCCTGTCGTCTCTGACTTCCGCGCCAGCGAAAGACGCGGACTTCCCCGTCCAGATCACCGTGGATGCCTCCGAGCCCCTCGGCGAGCTGAAGCCCATCTGGCGCTTCTTCGGCGCGGATGAGCCGAACTACACTTACATGCCCGAGGGCGAGAAACTGCTCGGCGAACTCGGCAAGATGAAGCCCGGGGAAGTCTTCTTTCGCACGCACAATCTGCTCACCACAGGCGATGGCACGCCTGCGTTGAAATGGGGCAGCACGAACGCCTACACCGAGGATGCCGAGGGTCGCCCGATTTACGATTGGACCATCGTGGACATGATCTTCGATGCCGGACTCCAGCGCGGCGTGAGGCCGTTTGTGCAGATTGGTTTCATGCCGAAGGCGCTCTCCATCAAACCAGAGCCGTATCAGCACCAGTGGACGCCAGAAGCGGGCTACAACGAGATTTTCACCGGCTGGGCCTACCCGCCGAAGGACTATGCGAAGTGGGAGGAACTCGTTTTCCAATGGGCGAAGCATTGCGTGGAGAAATACGGCAGGGACGAGGTGTTGAAGTGGTATTGGGAGACGTGGAACGAGGCCAACATCCCCTACTGGCGCGGCACGCGGGAGGAGTTCTTCAAGCTGCACGACCACGCCATCCGTGCGGTGCGGCGGGCGCTGCCAGAGGCAAAGGTCGGCGGGCCGGATGTCGCGGGCGGACCGGGCGGCACGTTTTTGGCCGAGTTCCTCACGCATTGCCAGAAGGCGGGCACGCCGGTGGATTTCATCTCCTTCCATGCCAAGGGCAAACCAGAGTTTGTGGACGGGCATGTGCGCATGGGCATCTCGCATCACCTCAATGACATTGATCGCGCCTTCAAAGTCATCGCCGGATTTCCTGAGTTCAAAGACAAGCCCATCGTCATCGGCGAGTCCGATCCCGAGGGCTGTGCTGCCTGCCAGGGGCCGCAGCTCGGCTACCGGAACGGCACCATGTATTCCAGCTACACCGCCGCCAGTTTTGCGCGGAAGCACGACCTCGCCGCGCGGCATGACGTGAACCTCGAAGGCGCTCTCACCTGGGCCTTCACTTTTGTGGATCAGCCGATCTTTGGCGGCTTCCGCCAGCTCGCCAGCGGCGGCATCGACCACCCGGTGCTCAATACCTTCCGCATGTTTTCGAAGATGAGCGGCCAGCGTCTCGACGTGCAAAGCAGCGCTGCCATCGCGCTCGATGACATGATGAAAAATGGTGTGCGTGACAAGCCCGATGTCTCCGCGCTCGCCAGCATGGATGGCGGCAGGCTTTGCGTGCTCGCGTGGCATTATCACGAAGACGACGTGCCCGGCCCTGATGCAGCGATTGACCTCTCGCTCGCTGGTTTGCCTGCAAACAGCGGCAAAGCCCGCGTGGAGCACTACCGTATCGACGCCGATCACAGCAACGCCTACGAAGTGTGGAAGAAACTCGGCTCCCCGCCGAATCCCACGCCCGAGCAGCAGACCACGCTGGAGAAGGCCGGACAGCTCGCGGTTTTCGGACCGGCGGAGGCGATCGCGGTGAAGGATGGCGCCGCGTCCATTCGCGTGCAGCTCCCGCGTCAGGCGGTGTCGCTGCTGGTCGTGACGATGGAGCCGTAG
- a CDS encoding transposase: MTFRPFDRKAAVRITRQNFPHWRQEGTTYLVTSRLADSLPKDVADDWRSKRDEWLAQHDATCVDELAEEFRLDCQRLFTDKFHDLIDAGYGECLLARRECADILIGKMIEGHGTCFQLGEWCIMPNHFHAVVEPAKGSMLGGMVQHWKGGSSFAINRMLGCSGSLRVKEPFDHIIRSERPWRRLGGMWWTV, translated from the coding sequence ATGACCTTCAGGCCGTTTGACCGGAAGGCTGCGGTGCGCATCACACGGCAAAATTTCCCGCACTGGCGGCAGGAGGGGACGACTTATCTGGTCACGAGCCGACTGGCGGATTCGCTGCCAAAAGACGTCGCAGACGACTGGCGCAGCAAGCGCGACGAATGGCTAGCTCAACACGACGCGACCTGCGTGGACGAGCTCGCGGAGGAATTTCGACTTGACTGCCAACGTTTGTTTACCGACAAGTTTCATGACCTGATCGACGCGGGTTACGGCGAATGTTTACTCGCCCGACGCGAGTGCGCGGACATTTTGATCGGCAAGATGATCGAAGGCCACGGGACGTGTTTTCAACTGGGGGAGTGGTGCATCATGCCGAATCATTTTCACGCCGTGGTGGAGCCTGCGAAGGGATCGATGCTGGGCGGGATGGTGCAGCATTGGAAAGGCGGCAGCAGTTTCGCGATCAACCGGATGCTTGGCTGCTCTGGCAGTCTGCGGGTGAAGGAACCGTTCGATCACATCATTCGCAGTGAGCGGCCATGGCGGCGGTTGGGTGGTATGTGGTGGACAGTCTAG
- a CDS encoding PEP-CTERM sorting domain-containing protein, which produces MKPDTKTCSKFQLSGQSPLVASRHHTKTKAKRWRSILAMVGILAASIDSAAAASILVNTVGTVNGNGKTIINATGNSFTSTTFGSDIATAYANNIGGVWDFETIFSQVEVGETITFSYGTSLANSLVMTLGGDAINTGFIDTAEATSGTLGLGLSNSAMTRTFTLDTPLLSLGIFVGNRGDSGRTSVLTVTYLDNTTASTSGANAGPDAGSNYFHGLSGTEANPIVSFSLTQSNFVRYDDLGFIVASAIPEPSRALLVMFGMMGLLARRRVFPGFSPQKHR; this is translated from the coding sequence ATGAAACCAGATACGAAAACCTGCTCAAAATTCCAGCTCTCTGGTCAATCACCATTGGTTGCCAGCCGTCACCACACAAAAACTAAAGCAAAACGGTGGCGGTCCATCCTCGCGATGGTCGGCATCCTGGCAGCCTCCATCGACAGCGCTGCTGCGGCCTCCATCCTCGTCAACACCGTGGGAACGGTGAACGGGAACGGTAAGACAATCATCAATGCGACGGGGAATTCCTTCACTTCGACGACTTTTGGCTCAGACATCGCCACTGCATACGCCAACAACATCGGAGGCGTGTGGGACTTTGAAACTATCTTCTCCCAAGTCGAAGTCGGAGAAACGATCACCTTTAGCTATGGCACTTCACTAGCCAACAGCTTGGTAATGACCTTGGGCGGTGACGCTATCAACACGGGTTTCATCGACACCGCGGAAGCAACTTCTGGAACACTGGGATTGGGCCTCAGCAATTCTGCGATGACCCGAACTTTCACACTGGACACGCCGCTGCTTAGCCTCGGAATTTTTGTCGGAAACCGGGGTGATTCCGGTCGCACTTCCGTGCTGACGGTTACCTATCTGGACAACACCACCGCAAGCACATCGGGAGCGAATGCGGGACCAGATGCGGGCTCCAATTATTTCCATGGCCTGTCAGGCACCGAGGCCAACCCAATCGTGAGCTTTTCGCTCACCCAAAGCAATTTCGTGCGTTACGACGATCTTGGTTTCATTGTGGCCTCCGCCATTCCCGAGCCATCACGGGCGCTGTTGGTGATGTTTGGCATGATGGGATTGTTGGCGCGGCGGCGTGTATTCCCGGGCTTTAGCCCGCAAAAACATCGATAA
- a CDS encoding glycoside hydrolase family 5 protein: MEALEKTIHITQKNRTQFTNSILMVGWCWLLMTVLTHASEQATAPKPPEEAKTTISLDAWTAVSQMTPGINLGNTFDNIQQWETGWGSPLITKEFIQSLASLGFKTVRLPVAWDTFADHGKITTEQFRRVGEVAGWIMDAGMFCVINIHWDGGWIDSGSKERFPDTYHTFSPEAEKKFRSYWQQIATHFATHGEKLLFEGLNEETNFANEGTVEQAYATLTRVNQLFIDTVRATGENNAQRLLIVPGYSTDIDKTCQKEYQLPTDTTPGKLFISLHYYTPWPFVGMNKDTTWAKMQPTWGSGDDVKQLEELFDRLQEFSARNNIPVFLGEFSLCSDKEKASRVRWTSAVYRAALKRKMIPVLWDTPGGVVSRKPPFVPHDELVEMLRQPESVATSDHSGTSHRLEPVMQD, encoded by the coding sequence ATGGAAGCCCTGGAAAAAACCATTCACATCACTCAAAAAAATCGAACCCAATTCACCAACTCGATCCTCATGGTTGGCTGGTGCTGGTTGTTGATGACCGTGCTCACCCACGCGTCTGAACAGGCCACAGCGCCCAAGCCACCCGAGGAAGCCAAAACAACAATCTCTCTCGATGCGTGGACGGCGGTTTCGCAAATGACGCCCGGCATCAACCTCGGCAATACCTTTGACAACATCCAACAATGGGAGACGGGCTGGGGTAGTCCGCTCATCACCAAAGAGTTCATCCAGAGCCTCGCCAGTCTGGGCTTCAAGACGGTGCGCTTGCCCGTGGCTTGGGACACGTTTGCCGACCATGGAAAAATCACGACCGAACAGTTTCGGCGCGTTGGCGAGGTGGCCGGCTGGATCATGGATGCCGGCATGTTTTGCGTGATCAACATCCACTGGGACGGCGGCTGGATCGATTCCGGTTCGAAGGAGCGATTCCCCGACACCTATCACACATTCAGCCCTGAGGCCGAGAAGAAGTTCCGCTCCTATTGGCAGCAGATCGCCACGCATTTTGCCACCCATGGCGAGAAGCTCCTCTTCGAGGGCCTCAATGAAGAAACGAACTTTGCCAATGAAGGAACCGTTGAACAAGCCTACGCCACGTTGACCCGCGTGAACCAGCTTTTTATCGACACCGTGCGCGCCACCGGCGAGAACAACGCGCAGCGTCTGCTGATCGTCCCCGGTTATTCTACGGACATCGACAAGACCTGCCAGAAAGAATACCAACTGCCCACGGATACCACTCCTGGAAAGCTCTTCATCTCCCTCCACTACTACACGCCGTGGCCGTTTGTGGGAATGAACAAGGATACCACCTGGGCCAAAATGCAACCCACCTGGGGAAGCGGGGACGACGTGAAACAACTGGAAGAACTCTTCGACAGGCTGCAGGAGTTCAGTGCCCGCAACAACATCCCGGTCTTTCTCGGCGAGTTCTCCCTTTGTTCCGACAAAGAAAAGGCCTCCCGGGTCCGATGGACGTCAGCCGTCTACCGCGCGGCGCTGAAAAGAAAAATGATCCCTGTTCTATGGGACACCCCAGGCGGTGTGGTTTCACGCAAGCCACCCTTCGTGCCCCATGACGAATTGGTAGAGATGCTCCGGCAGCCCGAATCCGTCGCCACGTCGGATCATTCCGGAACCAGCCACCGCCTGGAGCCGGTCATGCAGGACTAA
- a CDS encoding ATP-binding protein, with product MHRRFSSVIAMLLACGAPTFGASGGDGNGQTLTTIAAVQALTLDEAARHHPVQVRGIITYCNPAYGLGFVQDETGGIFFTPPAVGAADSPVLAAGDRVEITGITRRGRFSPSISILPDDPESAEASTGAPVVRRIVRLGAGSLPTVPLVDVDRINTGDFHDQFVRVRATLRRATENPDLLMEQLYVDASSRSGALKIILDCPRSQQAAVKEWENVEVEISGVVSGEANDRSELRKVTLLVASVAQIKPGTAAMQASFNQPVRGFRELLQYRPPQPGATGERQHVKGIVTLVHASRGGFYLGSEQGGLWVQTPQHTTVQPGDELDVIGYIAGGADEGVWLADGIHRVARQVVPYAPRLSTADEVAKGGHHGSLIQVEGQLIDQFDRPNHRLLYLGAEGQTFYARVAESAATTPPFALEKGSWLRLTGVCERPNGSATRESFSLLLRENADIVLISTPPWLNAERLRWLLGGVLLLTLLVSAWVLLLHRQVGRQTRVIAHQLEQKTLSDERRRIARELHDTLEQQLAGVNIHLDTVAECAPELPAPVSRALDNARAMLTHSRAEAHRSILELRSRAIEQAGLVGSVRESVEALQIITPRITIEVEGEEQRQPHHIEFQLLRIVQESITNALKHAQASHIVVRFQFTPDDLRVTITDNGIGFDAAHPPAVQGTQFGLLGMGERAAKIRGMLDIQSQPGAGCTITVSVPTQHPRPA from the coding sequence ATGCACCGCCGCTTTTCGTCTGTCATTGCCATGCTTCTCGCATGCGGCGCGCCGACATTTGGCGCTTCCGGCGGGGATGGGAATGGGCAGACGCTCACGACCATCGCCGCCGTGCAGGCACTCACGTTGGACGAAGCGGCGCGACATCATCCCGTTCAGGTGCGCGGCATCATCACCTATTGCAATCCCGCTTACGGTCTCGGTTTCGTGCAGGATGAAACGGGTGGCATCTTCTTCACGCCGCCTGCGGTGGGCGCTGCCGATTCACCTGTGCTCGCGGCGGGTGACCGCGTGGAGATCACCGGCATCACCCGCCGCGGACGGTTTTCACCGAGCATCTCGATCCTGCCCGATGATCCTGAAAGCGCGGAGGCATCTACAGGCGCTCCCGTGGTGAGGCGCATCGTTCGTCTCGGCGCAGGCTCGCTTCCCACGGTGCCGCTTGTGGACGTGGATCGGATCAATACGGGCGATTTTCACGACCAGTTCGTGAGGGTGCGTGCGACGCTCCGGCGCGCGACGGAAAACCCTGACCTTTTGATGGAGCAACTTTATGTGGATGCCAGCAGCCGCTCCGGTGCGCTCAAGATTATTCTGGACTGTCCGCGGAGCCAGCAAGCGGCGGTCAAGGAATGGGAAAATGTGGAGGTGGAGATCAGCGGGGTGGTTTCCGGCGAAGCCAATGACCGCAGCGAGCTTCGTAAAGTGACCCTGCTCGTCGCCTCGGTCGCGCAGATCAAACCCGGCACCGCCGCCATGCAGGCCAGCTTCAATCAGCCCGTGCGCGGCTTTCGCGAACTGCTGCAATACCGGCCTCCGCAGCCCGGCGCGACGGGCGAGCGGCAGCATGTCAAGGGCATCGTAACCTTGGTGCATGCTTCGCGTGGCGGCTTTTATCTGGGCAGCGAGCAGGGTGGTCTATGGGTGCAAACCCCGCAGCACACCACCGTGCAGCCCGGCGATGAGCTTGATGTCATCGGTTACATTGCCGGTGGTGCCGACGAAGGCGTCTGGCTGGCGGATGGCATTCATCGCGTCGCGCGGCAGGTGGTGCCCTACGCACCACGGTTGAGCACCGCCGATGAGGTTGCCAAGGGCGGCCACCATGGCAGTCTGATCCAGGTGGAGGGACAGTTGATCGACCAGTTTGATCGTCCAAACCATCGCCTTCTTTATCTCGGCGCGGAAGGCCAAACTTTCTACGCACGGGTCGCGGAAAGCGCCGCTACCACGCCACCATTTGCGTTGGAAAAAGGGAGCTGGCTGCGGCTCACGGGGGTCTGTGAAAGGCCCAATGGTTCCGCCACCCGCGAGTCGTTTTCGTTGCTGCTGCGCGAGAATGCGGACATCGTCTTGATAAGCACACCGCCCTGGCTCAATGCCGAGCGATTGCGCTGGCTTCTTGGCGGCGTGCTCTTGCTGACGTTGCTGGTCAGTGCCTGGGTGCTCCTTCTGCACCGGCAGGTTGGCCGCCAGACCCGGGTCATTGCGCATCAGCTTGAACAAAAGACGCTCAGTGACGAGCGCCGTCGCATCGCCCGCGAACTGCACGACACGCTGGAGCAACAGCTCGCTGGCGTGAACATCCATCTTGATACCGTCGCCGAATGTGCGCCGGAACTGCCCGCGCCCGTCTCCCGCGCGCTCGACAACGCCCGTGCGATGCTCACCCACAGCCGCGCCGAGGCGCACCGCTCCATCCTCGAACTGCGCTCCCGTGCCATCGAGCAGGCCGGCCTCGTTGGATCAGTGCGCGAATCCGTTGAGGCGTTGCAGATCATTACCCCGCGCATCACCATCGAGGTCGAAGGCGAGGAGCAACGGCAGCCACACCACATCGAGTTCCAGTTGCTGCGCATTGTGCAGGAATCCATCACCAACGCCCTAAAACACGCACAGGCCAGCCACATCGTCGTGCGCTTCCAGTTCACCCCGGATGACCTGCGTGTCACCATCACCGACAACGGCATCGGTTTTGATGCTGCGCACCCCCCCGCCGTGCAAGGCACCCAGTTCGGGCTGCTCGGCATGGGCGAGCGAGCGGCGAAAATTCGTGGCATGCTCGACATCCAGAGCCAACCTGGAGCCGGTTGCACCATCACTGTCAGCGTGCCGACACAACACCCGCGACCTGCATGA
- a CDS encoding response regulator, with translation MSKTSPPIIRVLLVDDHFFVRSGVKVSLEAEGDLRVVAEADSAATAIEQYREHQPDVTLMDGNLPDRSGIEALSDIRAEFAKARIIMLTIHETEEDVYHAVAAGATGYLTKSSGRREMLHAIREAAHGRRYFSPELTARLNARRARPELTSRETEVLQHVVAGTPNKIIADHLGCTEQTIKNHLSHIFAKLGVQDRTSATVTALRRGLVRLE, from the coding sequence ATGAGCAAGACATCACCTCCCATCATCCGTGTGCTTCTGGTGGACGATCATTTCTTCGTTCGCTCCGGCGTCAAAGTATCGCTCGAAGCCGAAGGCGACCTTCGGGTCGTCGCTGAAGCCGACAGCGCCGCCACCGCCATCGAACAATACCGCGAGCATCAACCCGACGTGACCCTCATGGATGGCAACCTTCCTGATCGCAGCGGCATCGAAGCCCTCAGCGACATCCGCGCCGAATTTGCCAAAGCCCGCATCATCATGCTCACCATCCATGAGACCGAGGAAGATGTTTACCATGCCGTCGCCGCCGGCGCCACCGGCTACCTGACGAAGTCATCGGGCCGCCGGGAAATGCTTCACGCCATCCGCGAAGCCGCGCACGGCCGACGTTATTTTTCACCCGAACTCACCGCCCGTCTCAACGCCCGTCGCGCTCGTCCGGAACTGACCAGCCGCGAGACCGAAGTCCTCCAGCACGTCGTTGCCGGCACTCCGAACAAAATCATCGCCGACCACCTCGGCTGCACCGAACAGACCATTAAAAACCACCTCAGCCACATCTTTGCCAAGCTTGGCGTGCAAGACCGCACCTCCGCCACCGTGACCGCATTGCGCCGTGGGCTGGTGCGGCTGGAGTGA
- a CDS encoding PEP-CTERM sorting domain-containing protein gives MKSAQITENSLRRLPLFQRAATLLAILTAFQASTSLQAIDYNWTGPSGIQDWSVGTNWSPLGPAGANPGTTNADKAIFNTSTAGTLVTIDSGRNIRNIEFGLSAAAFTIGSAGANLGAPLSLSSGGSITMLGPATVPVSGGTLQSQTIHAPLILEAATTTTAGSYSFTNNANNQNSASSATGDAAAAAKMIISGNISGGTTSSTITLTLAGNVGTRSAGANPIGFTNVVSGEISNGSAAGGLAVTINGATPATNNFNAWTLNNANSSYTGATTITNGALYFNSIANTGFNSSVGAGSSFATGGGAHVIYYGGATSTNRNFTFNGGSFYNSGSGNFTMNGTITNTGGVTFRGGSNFIINTIITGLGGVSRTDNGTVFLNELNTFSGNVSISDGTFVTSTINNGGVGAAGTGIGTGTQISLGQDSGTVGRLQFTGTSGGSSSRLIRLTNGSQASSGNGRIENTVAGQTLTLSGTVKTTSNTVTHVSSLELLGAGNGVMSGVIGGTTGSNANVATNTRITKTGTGTWALTANNIYYGVTTVSGGTLLANNDPATGSATGSGNVVLNGAAGANATLGGTGSITGGPSSSITIGSNSFLMVGNTHGVASGVIGSNGYTGAVADLNLGSANVIAMTLAGTLQFDLFGNDVAAITTSEADLLKIASTAATMTLGGTIAVADVSGAAAGSWTAGTWQLIDWSGYSGSKNGFFTFALPTASLAAGYVWDTSAFLTNGTISIAAVPEPGRVLLIGLGTATLLFRRRRPLIK, from the coding sequence ATGAAGTCAGCTCAGATCACAGAAAACTCCCTCCGCCGTCTGCCCTTATTCCAAAGAGCGGCAACATTGCTGGCCATCTTGACGGCATTTCAGGCCTCCACCTCCCTTCAGGCAATTGATTACAATTGGACAGGTCCCTCGGGAATTCAGGATTGGTCAGTCGGCACCAACTGGTCACCTCTTGGACCCGCAGGTGCGAACCCTGGAACCACGAATGCTGACAAAGCGATTTTCAACACTTCCACCGCTGGCACCCTCGTCACCATCGATTCCGGACGCAACATTAGAAACATCGAATTCGGTCTCAGCGCCGCAGCTTTTACCATCGGCAGTGCAGGAGCAAACCTCGGCGCTCCCCTTAGCCTCAGCAGCGGTGGATCAATCACCATGCTTGGCCCCGCCACCGTTCCCGTTAGTGGTGGAACCTTGCAAAGCCAGACGATCCACGCGCCTTTGATTCTGGAAGCCGCCACGACCACCACCGCCGGATCGTATTCCTTCACCAACAACGCCAACAATCAAAACTCGGCCTCATCCGCGACCGGAGATGCCGCCGCTGCCGCAAAGATGATCATCTCAGGCAACATCTCAGGAGGCACCACCAGTTCCACCATTACCCTCACCCTCGCTGGAAACGTCGGCACACGGTCAGCAGGCGCAAATCCCATCGGCTTCACCAATGTTGTCAGTGGTGAAATCTCAAACGGCAGCGCCGCCGGCGGACTTGCCGTCACCATCAATGGTGCAACACCCGCCACCAACAATTTCAACGCCTGGACCCTCAACAACGCCAACTCTTCCTACACCGGCGCCACCACCATCACCAACGGTGCCCTCTATTTCAACAGCATCGCCAACACCGGCTTCAACAGCTCCGTCGGTGCAGGCAGCAGCTTTGCCACGGGTGGCGGAGCCCATGTCATCTATTATGGCGGAGCGACTTCCACCAATCGCAACTTCACTTTCAACGGCGGCTCCTTCTACAACTCTGGATCAGGTAATTTTACCATGAATGGGACCATCACCAATACTGGTGGCGTCACCTTTCGTGGAGGTAGCAACTTCATCATCAACACCATCATCACCGGCCTCGGGGGCGTGAGCCGCACCGACAACGGCACCGTCTTCCTCAATGAACTCAACACCTTCTCAGGAAACGTCAGCATCTCGGACGGCACATTCGTCACCTCCACCATTAACAATGGCGGCGTAGGTGCCGCAGGAACAGGAATCGGCACCGGCACTCAAATCTCGTTGGGCCAGGATAGCGGCACGGTTGGCCGATTGCAGTTCACCGGAACCAGCGGCGGCTCCAGCTCCCGACTGATTCGTCTAACTAACGGCAGTCAGGCCAGCAGCGGCAATGGCCGGATCGAAAACACCGTTGCGGGACAGACCCTCACTCTATCTGGGACCGTCAAAACTACCAGCAACACCGTCACCCACGTCTCCAGCCTCGAACTGCTCGGCGCAGGCAACGGCGTCATGAGCGGCGTCATCGGCGGCACCACCGGAAGCAATGCCAACGTTGCGACCAATACCCGAATCACCAAAACCGGCACCGGCACCTGGGCACTCACCGCAAACAATATCTACTATGGGGTTACCACCGTTTCCGGCGGCACCCTCCTTGCCAACAACGATCCAGCCACCGGCTCTGCCACGGGCTCAGGCAACGTGGTCCTCAACGGAGCCGCAGGTGCCAATGCCACTCTCGGAGGAACCGGTAGCATCACCGGAGGCCCCTCAAGCAGCATCACCATCGGCTCCAACAGCTTCCTCATGGTCGGCAACACCCATGGTGTCGCCAGCGGAGTCATCGGATCGAACGGCTACACCGGAGCCGTCGCCGACCTCAACCTCGGCAGCGCCAACGTCATCGCCATGACCCTCGCCGGCACCCTCCAATTCGATCTCTTCGGCAACGATGTCGCCGCGATCACCACCAGCGAAGCCGACCTCCTTAAAATCGCGAGCACCGCCGCCACCATGACCCTCGGTGGCACCATCGCCGTGGCCGACGTCAGCGGAGCCGCTGCCGGAAGCTGGACCGCCGGCACGTGGCAACTTATCGACTGGAGCGGCTACTCTGGATCCAAAAACGGCTTCTTCACCTTTGCGCTCCCCACCGCCTCCCTTGCCGCAGGTTACGTGTGGGATACCAGCGCCTTCCTTACCAATGGCACCATCTCCATTGCAGCTGTTCCAGAGCCCGGTCGCGTTCTGCTCATTGGATTGGGCACCGCCACTCTGCTCTTCCGCCGCAGACGCCCGCTGATTAAGTGA